tacgacgtgctgtacgtcatactgtatggtacgacgtgctgtacgtcatactgtacgttgttatggttatgtatggtacgacgtgctgtacgtcatactgtatgttgttatggttatgtatggtacgacgtgctgtacgtcatactgtatggtacgacgtgctgtacgtcatactgtatggtacgacgtgctgtacgtcatactgtacgttatggttatgtatggtacgacgtgctgtacgtcatactgtacgttgttatggttatgtatggtacggcgtgctgtacgtcatactgtacgttgttatggttatgtatggtacgacgtgctgtacgtcatactgtacgttgttatggttatgtatggtacgacgtgctgtacgtcatactgtacgttgttatggttatgtatggtacgacgtgctgtacgtcatactgtacgttGGTATGGTTATGTGCCAGTGCAGTGCCAGTCGAATCAAATCAAAGGTTATTCATTTATTGCattcacagatttgcagatgttatcgcaggtgcagcgaaatccTTGTGCTTCCagatccaacaatgcagtaatacctagcgaCAACAAAAACAATACACATAATCCCGAAAAATTCAAAGTTACATATGATGAGGCATGACTAGAGTGTAGTATGTCAAACATTTAAGCGAGCAGTGTTccgtgactgtatgtacatagggcagttGTCTCAagcttcagggcagggtactgggcggagggctGCAAGTGTTGACTGCTtaacagcctgatggtctggagatgGAAGCTGCTTCTCAGTCACTCGGTCCCGGCTCTGTCTCCGCcgtctagatggtagcggggtgaaaagGCCTTTGCTCGGTAGCTGAGGTCCTTTGATCTtcttggagggcaggcagtgtgcctccGGTGACGCGTCGGGCTGACCGTACCACCCTTTGGGGAGCCCCTGCGGTTGCGgatggtgcaattgccgtaccaggcggtgatacaggctgacaggatgctctcaattgtgcatctgtagaagtttgtgagggtcttagggccCGAGCCaagtcttcagcctcctgagtttgaagaggcgctgttggcccttcttcaccacactgtgtgaaGGGACCGTTTTCAGGTTGTTAGTGATAAGCACACCGAGAAACTTGACGCTTTTGACCCTCTCCGCtgcggccccgtcgatgtggatggggggcttGCTTTCtactgtctcctgtagtccacaatccttcattttgttgaggcTGAGGTTATTTTCCTTCCACCGGTCTGCCAGGGCTCTCATCTACGCCCTATAGGCGGTCTCCTCATCGTTGACGGTAACCAGGCCTACCAcggttgtcgtcagcaaacttgatgattttgTTTGAGAAGTGCGCGGTCATAGGTGTACAGGAGGGGGGCTGAACACgccacccttgtggggcctctGTGTTGGGGATCGGTGtggttgcctaccttcaccacttggtgtcggaccgtcaggaagttcaggacccagttacacagggACGGGTTCTGACCCATGGCCCTGAGCGTAGTGATGAGTttagagggtactgtggtgttgaaggccgagctgtagtcgatgaacagcattcttacataggtatttctcttgtccaagtgggatagggcagtgtgcagtgcactGGCGATTTCATAAACTATGGTTCGGGAATCAAAGTGAGCCCTGGGCATGTTAGAGGTGGGTCACGAGTTATGAGAATACATCTATAATCACACAATTATTTCTTAGTTTGGGCCTATGGAGGACGATTTGGGACACGGATGGACGGTTAGTTTCTAATTTGGGTATCAAGCTGAAAAGGTTTAAGGGTGTAAGGAGGTGATATGGTCTCTAACtcgcctctcaaagcacttcatagtaACAGACCTGAGTGGtgcggggcgatagtcatttagttcagtttccttcgctttcttgggcgcAAGAACAACACGAACAGCATTTCCAGTTTAGCTACGTGGATGTGCTCGTGTCAGCACCGTGGGCAGAATAGACCCTGCTCTCTATAAGGAGCGGTTCCTGGGATATCATTACTGACGGACACCAACAGCTAAGCCACAGACAGAGACAAGGTTCACTTCGAGctcactcttcttctctcccccccccctcccctctggtccctctgtcctgctctcacttcctctcctctctgtcctcaatTCCTTCTCTCGTTCTCGTAGGCGGGAGGAATGGGGTAAAGGGCGAGTCAGGTGCCAGTGATGATGAGCTGGCGTCTGACGTGCTCAGTCACTACAGCAGCGCCAGCGAGAGCGCTTCAGTCGTGGACGAGGCCACTGGtgggtgcgcacacacacacacacacacacacacacacacacacacacacacacacacacacacacacacacacacacacacacacacacacacagcatcatcaTTATCTTGTCCACCACAGGGGGAGGTGGTGAACCAGTAGATGAACAGACTGcccaggaggagacagaggacaagCTGAAACAATGCATAGATAACCTGATGGACAAAAGGTGCGTCTCACAGGATTTCAAATGTTTTTATGAAAGGACTTATTGTACACATTCTAACTGCACAAAAAAGGAAAGCCACCGATGTTGCTAGTACTTTCCTAAATGGACATTAGGAACATGgggtgtcttcagaaagtattcaaacctcttgactttttccacgttttgtcgttaaagcctgaattcgaaaattgatttaatttacaTTGTTTgccattggcctacacacaataatatcccgtaatgtcaaagtggaattatgtttacacaatgcaaatagtctgggtaaccatttggttacctgttcaggagtcttatggcttgggggtaaaaactgttgagaagcctttttgtcctagacttggcactccggtaccgcttgccatgcggtagtagagagaccagtctgactgtatagccattcactacaaagatacaggtgttcttcctaactcagttgccggagaggaaggaaacctctcagggatttcaccatgaggccaatggtgactttaaaacagttaaatggctatgataggagaaaactgaggatggatcaagaacattgtagttactccacaatactaacctaattgacagagtgaaaagaaggaagcctgtacagaataaaaaatattacaaaacatgcatcctgtttgcaataagacactaaagtcaaactgcaaaaaatgtagcaCGGAAATTGACTTTGTCCTGCAcataaagcattatgtttggggcaaacacaacacaacacatcagcatggtggtggctgcatggTGTTATGGGTATGGAGCTaggcacaggcaaaattctagaggaaaacctggtttgttgctttccaacagacaccagGAGTCAAATTCACCCTTCCACAGGACAGTAACCTAAGacacaaggccaaatgtacactggagttgcttaccaagacaacattgaatgtttttgagtggcctagttacagtttggacttaaatctgcttgaaaatcgatggcaagacttgaaaatggcggTCTAGcatgatcaacaaacaacttgagagcttaaagaattttaaagctaatgtgcaaatattgtacaatccaagtgtgcaaagctcttagacttacccagaaagacacagctataatcactgccaaaggtgattctaacatgtattgactgcatactaatctaatcaagatatattagtgttttatttttcatgatatgtagattttatttgattttgcacattttccattgagagagtattttgtgtagatcgttgacaaaaaacaaaTGACAAGTCCACTCTAATCCCACTCTGTAAAAACTCAAGTGGTGCGAATACTTCAACAACGGTGTAAGAGTTGTCCTCTCGTAACGACAGCGTTAGGCAGAGCTGTGTAGAGACGTACTGACGTGGCCCTTCCTCCCGTCCCTCTCAGTGCAAAGACGCGCCTGGCAGCCCTAGATTCTCTGGGAGGGGCCTTTTCCTCCAAGCTGCTCTATGACTTCCTGATAGAGAGACGCCTCACAGTCAGCGACTGCTTGGAGAGGAGCCTGCGCAAGGGTGAGACGCCACAGCACTGTGTGTGGGTTGGGGTCTATGAATTACGGTGGTAAATGTAGTCAAACGTACATCACTTTAGGTGGCGCTGGCCTGAGTCAAAACTTGAAAAGATGATTAGGACTTAGACTATTACTCTACAGTACCTTTATTTGGCTTGAAATGTAACTATTTCTATCCAGAATGGACCTTTCATCGAGTCTGAATTTAGGCTCTACGAATTCAGTTGATCTTCTGATTGACCAAGTCCCGCGATAGCCTGACTTCTCTTGTCGAGCTTGTAAAAAGGGATCTTACCCCTCCACCCTTTTCCATCCCTCTACTCTGTTTCTGTcccttctctcctttcttctctctcagGTGGTGGAGAGGAGCAGGCTGCAGCGGCCACAGTGTGCGCCCAGCTGTGCGTGCAGCTCGGCGGGGGGGACGAGGGTGAGGAGGGTTTCAAGATCCTCCGGCCCGTCCTCAGCGCCATCATGATTGACGGCTGTGCCAGTGTGTCCGCCCGCCAGAGCGTGAGTGTCACCATTGGCCTTCGTCACACTCCTGTTGTCGACGGCAGTTTTTCCACTAAGAGTGCATTCTTGTAAGTCGCCGTTTTTAAGTTGTTCATCCCTCTTGCAGTGTGCCCGAGCGCTGGGTATGTGCTGCTACGTTTCTGCTGCGGAAGACGGAGAGGTGAGGTTCTCTAGAAATCCTTTTCATTCTATTTCTCTGTAGCTGGAAAAGAGAAAATCAGTATTGAAAATAGTATGGAAAATCAAGATCCAGAAATTGAATCTGAATGCATGGttaactctttctctctcgctttttgTCTCTGTCATTATTTTTTCCATTTTCCCTCTGTGGCAGGACTTGGTGAAATCCATGAGTCACCTGGAGAGTGTATTCACCATGTCGTACCCCAACCGCGAGGGCACCCTGCCCACCCCCAATGCCGGTGCCCCAGGGCTCCACAGCGCCGCCCTGCATGCCTGGGCCCTGCTCGTCACCCTCTGCCCCGCCTCCCGCCTTAATGTGCTGCTGGACCTgtgagtgacacacacagacacacaggggcTGCGTCTTAAATGACACCCCCGTTCCCCATTTAGTGCCGTAGTCCTGTACTGCATATTTGACTAAAGAAGTGTACTGTATGgccactacatggggaatagggtgctatatgaGACACAACCGGGATCTGAATATATAACCTGCCACGTTGCTCAGCTCACGTCCTCGGTCTCCTCTTGTGCTCAGACATCTACCCAAGCTACAGGCCTGCCTGGAGAGCAGCGACGTGAACTACAGGATAGCTGTGGGGGAGACCATAGCCTTGCTTGTTGAACTGGGAAGAGATATAGACAGGGTATGTTTTGCCTAATGAACAACCAGGGGCTGTATGTATCAAGCAtatgagtaggagtgctgatttaggatccgTTTTGCCTTCTAGACCACAATGAATATGATTACATGGACAtgggggggacctgatccgagATCAGCACCGACGTTCTCAGACACTTTGTAAATACAGGCCCTGGTTGTACTCGCTCGGCAGCTCAAACACGATATGGAGGCAATGCAGAGCCCATGGAGAGGAAGTGGGGGAAATATCCCTGCTGATCCTTGTTTTTCTATGTAGGAATTTGAGTTTGAAGACAGCGACACGCTGTGTGAGTGCCTGAAGGGCCAGGCCACCGACGGGAACAAGCACCGTGCCAAGAACGACAGGAGGAAACAGCGCACCATATTCAGAGAGGTGCTACATTACATAGAGGTGAGGAACCACGATTCACCCTGAACATTAACCGGTGCAAGGTTCTAACGTTGCTCGAGGGTTTTTAAATGACACCAGACCAGTCACTGTAACTGGAGACCGTTGGTCAGTCACTGAGAGAAATATGGAATGTTGATTTTGATTGACTTTTTTGCCCGATGTCGTGCAGAACGAGGACTTCTCCGAGGAGAAGATCCGCTTTGGTGTGGAGGGCATCTACATCGACAGCTGGATGCGCAGGAGGGTCTACGACGCCTTCAAAGAGGTGCTGGAGTCTGGAGTGAGACACCATCTTCAGGTTTGAACAAACATCTAGGTCTATAACTGTGTTGGTAGGATATAGTTGATATCTATGCTATAAAGAGACTATCTCTGCAACCAGCATGTTCTAATCAAATCTTTCTGGAAGGTTTGTGATGCTTGCTTGCCTCTTAATTATCCGTTGGAAATGGCTAGTTTTTAAATGGTGTGCCTGGTCTTGTCTCTCTAGTATAACCCGCTGCTGAGGGACATATTTGGCCTGGGACCCCCCCTGATACTGGACTCGTCTGTCAAATCCAGCAAGATCTCTCGTTTCGAGAAGGTGACCCCCATGGCCTATGACTGTCTCCAAACACACCTCCCACCGGCACATAACCCCTCGTCATGAAACCACGACCACTGACAAATACCCACTTAACCTGTTCAACAACCATATGGTGCATTTCATGTGAGATCTCCACTGtctaattatactgaacaaaaatatcaacttagcatgcaacaatttcaaacattttactgagttacagttcatataaggaaaatcaatcaattaaaatcatttcattaggctctaatctatggatttcgcatgactgggcaggggtgcagccaagtgggtgggccttggagggcataggcccacccttTGGGGAGCCAGGcttagccaatcagaatgagtttttccccacaaaataactttattacagacagaaatactccttagcAGCCCCTCATTGACGATCCACTACATGAAGAcgccctgggctggcgtggttacacgtgctctgcagttgtgaggccggtcggacgtactgctaaattctctaaaacagtttgcgtcccacctagtcaacagccagtggaatcgcgtggcgcgaaatacaaatacctcaaaaatgctataacttcaatttctcaaacatttgactattttacaccattttaaagacaagactctcgttaatctaaccacattgtccgatttcaaaaaggctttacagcgaaagcaaaacattagattatgtcaggagagtaccctgccaaaaataatcacagccattttcaaagcaagcatatatgtcacaaaaaccaaaaccacagctaaatgcagcactaacctttgatcttcattagatgacactcctaggacattatgttatacaatacatgcatgttttgttcaatcaagttcatatttatatcaaaaaacagctttttacattagcatgtgatgttcagaactagcatacccatcgcaaacttccagtgaatttactaaattactcacgattaaagttcacaaaatacataattattttaagaattatagatacagaactcctttatgcaatcgcggtgtcagattttaaaatagcttttcggcgaaagcacattttgcaatatcctgagtacatagcccggccatcacggctagctaatttgacacccaccaagtttggccctcaccaaactcagatttactataagaaaaattggattacctttgctgttcttcgtcagaatgcactcccaggacttctacttcaacaagtgttgtttttgttccaaataatccatagttatattcaaatagctccgttttgttcgtgcgttcaggtcagtatccgaagggtgatgcgcgagcacatttcgtgacaaaaaaaagcaaaatattccattaccgtacttagaagcatgtcaaacgctgtttaaaatcaatgtttatgctatttttctcgtaaaatagcgataatattccaaccgggtgacgttgtattcattcaaaggctgaaagaaaaaaattgagaattctcatgaacccgcttctcagtctcactgttcccagcctgaccactcacaaacagagctgctgtacttcgcccagagactgcagacaccccattacactttctggtgccttctgagagccaatggaagccttagaaaatgtctcgttacagcagagatgctgtatttttgatagagatgccacagaaggagaacaaattgtcagacagggcacttcctgtatggaatcttctcaggttttggcctgccatatgagttctgttatactcacagacaccattcaaacagttttagaaactttagagttttctatccaaatctactaattatatgcatattctcgtttctgggcaagagtagtaaccagtttaaatcgggtacgttttttatccggccgtgcaaatactgccccctagccccaacaggttaaagtggccttttattgtccctagcacaaggtgcacctgcgtaatgatcatgctgtttaatcagtttctttatatgccacaccggTCAGGTAGAAAGATTATTTCTGCAAAGGAGAagggctcactaacagggatgtaaaaaaataataataaattgcacagaatttgagagaaataagctttttgtgcaaatggaaaatgtctgggattttttatttcagctcatgaaacatgggaccaacattttacatgttgcgtttatttttgttcagtgtaaatgcaTGTCGGTTAAACAAAATGTACTGGTCCGTTTTGATTTAGCAGTACCATGAAATGTTATGAGTTTGCCAAGTCTTCACAAGACTGCCCTCCATATTGTCATTCTCTATTTTGAAGGGTGTAAGTCTAacctgttgatttattttcctctCACAGCATCTGTTCAACTCAGCGGCATTCAAAGCCAGGACTAAACTAAGGAACAAAGTGAGGGACAAGAGAGCAGATGTGATGTGAGGAATTGATGGAACGTGCCGTAGCCATATAGGACGAAGACCGAGG
The DNA window shown above is from Salmo trutta unplaced genomic scaffold, fSalTru1.1, whole genome shotgun sequence and carries:
- the LOC115186144 gene encoding interferon-related developmental regulator 2-like, which translates into the protein SCSHFLSSLSSIPSLVLVGGRNGVKGESGASDDELASDVLSHYSSASESASVVDEATGGGGEPVDEQTAQEETEDKLKQCIDNLMDKSAKTRLAALDSLGGAFSSKLLYDFLIERRLTVSDCLERSLRKGGGEEQAAAATVCAQLCVQLGGGDEGEEGFKILRPVLSAIMIDGCASVSARQSCARALGMCCYVSAAEDGEDLVKSMSHLESVFTMSYPNREGTLPTPNAGAPGLHSAALHAWALLVTLCPASRLNVLLDLHLPKLQACLESSDVNYRIAVGETIALLVELGRDIDREFEFEDSDTLCECLKGQATDGNKHRAKNDRRKQRTIFREVLHYIENEDFSEEKIRFGVEGIYIDSWMRRRVYDAFKEVLESGVRHHLQYNPLLRDIFGLGPPLILDSSVKSSKISRFEKHLFNSAAFKARTKLRNKVRDKRADVM